One Tachyglossus aculeatus isolate mTacAcu1 chromosome 18, mTacAcu1.pri, whole genome shotgun sequence DNA segment encodes these proteins:
- the GPAA1 gene encoding glycosylphosphatidylinositol anchor attachment 1 protein, giving the protein MGLLSDPHRRRALARLVLRLNTPLCVLSYIAGLAWFVALACPPLTLRTYMSENAMGSTMVEEQFAGGERALAFAGDFAAHKKKAGGMPVAWLEKTMTALGLEVYTQDFARTLPFPDEAHERYMVSGTNVYGILRAPRAASTESLVLTVPCSPGTRNNQAVGLLLALAAYFRGQIYWAKDIIFLVTEHDLLGTEAWLEAYHGVNITGMRSSGLRGRAGAIQAALALELSSDVVTSLDVAVEGLNGQLPNLDLLNLVHAFCQKGALLCTLQGRLQRPDWASLSGSLHGFRTLLLMVLRQGSGRPQGAHGLFLRYHVEALTLRGVNSLRHYKYDLTALGKTFEGLFRKLNNLLERLHQSYFFYLLPSLSRFVSIGLYMPAAGFLLLVPTLKALELWMRLSGADLGPEEPSPGGPDPRPGGEVPRGLGLTGLVAPVLICQATGLALYLLPVLGQHVATQHFPVAEAEAVVLTLLAIYVAGLALPHHTPRLSRGSVRGWMTLKLLALLYLALQLGCIALVNFSLGFLLAAAMVPATALARPGGPRPLHAVLLLLASPGAVLLGCLFLWRELQETPVGLAEGWQLFLAALAQGILDHHLYGALLYPLLALGLYPCWLLFWNVVFWK; this is encoded by the exons ATGGGGCTGCTGTCCGACCCGCACCGGCGGCGCGCCCTGGCCAGACTCGTCCTGCGCCTCAACACCCCGCTCTG CGTGCTGAGTTACATCGCGGGCCTGGCCTGGTTCGTGGCCCTGGCGTGCCCCCCGCTGACCCTGCGCACCTACATGTCCGAGAACGCCATGGGCTCCACCATGGTGGAGGAGCAGTTTGCCGGCGGGGAGCGAGCCCTGGCCTTCGCCGGGGACTTTGCCGCCCACAAAAAGAAAGCAGG GGGGATGCCGGTGGCCTGGCTGGAGAAGACAATGACCGCGCTGGGGTTGGAGGTGTACACCCAGGATTTCGCCCGCACCCTGCCCTTCCCCGACGAGGCCCACGAGAGATAC ATGGTGTCGGGGACCAACGTGTACGGGATCCTGCGCGCCCCTCGGGCAGCCAGCACTGAGTCCCTGGTGCTCACCGTGCCCTGCAGCCCCGGGACGCGCAACAACCAGGCCGTGGGGCTGCTCCTCGCTCTGGCCGCCTACTTCCGCG GGCAGATCTACTGGGCCAAGGACATCATCTTCCTGGTGACGGAACACGACCTCCTGGGCACCGAGGCCTGGCTGGAAGCCTACCATGGGGTCAACATCACGG GGATGCGTTCGTCGGGgctgcggggccgggccggggccatcCAGGCCGCCCTGGCGCTGGAGCTCAGCAGCGACGTGGTGACCAGCCTGGACGTAGCCGTGGAAGGGCTCAACGGGCAGCTGCCCAACCTGGACCTGCTTAACCTCGTGCACGCCTTCTGCCAGAAAGGAGCCCTGCTGTGCACGCTGCAGGGCCGG CTGCAGCGCCCGGACTGGGCCTCCCTGAGCGGCTCCCTGCACGGCTTTCGGACGCTGCTGCTGATGGTCCTGCGGCAGGGATCGGGCCGGCCCCAGGGCGCCCACGGCCTCTTCCTGCGCTACCACGTGGAGGCCCTCACCCTGCGAGGGGTCAACAGCCTCCGCCACTACAAATACGACCTCACGGCGCTGGGCAA GACCTTCGAGGGCCTCTTCCGGAAGCTGAACAACCTGCTGGAGCGACTGCACCAGTCCTACTTCTTCTACCTGCTCCCGTCGCTGTCGCGCTTCGTGTCCATCGGCCTCTACATGCCGGCCGCCGGGTTCCTGTTGCTCGTCCCCACGCTGAAG GCTCTGGAGCTGTGGATGCGGCTCAGCGGGGCCGACCTGGGCCCTGAGGAACCGTCCCCCGGGGGgcccgacccccggcccggaggagag GTGCCGCGGGGCCTGGGGCTGACGGGGCTGGTAGCCCCGGTGCTCATCTGCCAGGCCACGGGGCTGGCCCTCTACCTGCTGCCGGTCCTGGGCCAGCACGTGGCCACCCAGCACTTTCCGGTGGCCGAGGCCGAGGCCGTGGTCCTCACCCTTCTGGCCATCTACGTGGCCGGCCTGGCCCTGCCCCACCACACCCCCCG GTTGTCCCGCGGCTCCGTCCGGGGCTGGATGACCCTGAAGCTGCTGGCGCTGCTCTACCTGGCCCTGCAGCTCGGCTGCATCGCCCTGGTCAACTTCTCGCTCGGCTTCCTGCTCGCCGCCGCCATGGTGCCCGCCACAGCCCTCGCCCGGCCCGGCGGCCCCAG gccGCTGCACGCCGTGCTGCTGCTGTTGGCCAGCCCCGGGGCCGTGCTGCTGGGCTGCCTGTTCCTGTGGCGGGAACTCCAGGAGACCCCCGTGGGCCTGGCAGAGGGCTGGCAGCTCTTCCTGGCAGCCTTGGCCCAGGGGATCCTAGACCACCACCTGTACGGAGCTCTCCTCTACCCGCTGCTGGCGCTGGGCCTCTATCCCTGCTGGCTGCTCTTCTGGAACGTCGTCTTCTGGAAgtag
- the EXOSC4 gene encoding exosome complex component RRP41, which translates to MAGLELLSDQGYRVDGRRAGELRKIQARMGLFAQTDGSAYIEQGNTKALAVVYGPHEMRGSRSRALPDRALVNCQFSMATFSTGERKRRPHGDRKATEMSQHLQQTFEDAILTQLYPRSQIDIYVQILQADGGNYAACVNAATLAVLDAGIPLRDFVCASSAGFVEDTPLADLSYVEEAAGGPQVALALLPSSGQITLLGLDARVHEDHLERVLDAATAAARDVHTVLDRVVRQHVRQVSALLGE; encoded by the exons ATGGCGGGGCTGGAGCTGCTGTCGGACCAGGGCTACCGCGTGGACGGGCGTCGTGCCGGGGAGCTAAGGAAGATCCAGGCCCGAATGGGCCTGTTCGCCCAGACCGACGGCTCCGCCTACATCGAGCAGGGAAACACCAAGGCCCTGGCCGTCGTCTACGGGCCGCacgag atGCGCGGGTCGCGTTCGCGGGCGCTGCCGGACCGGGCGCTGGTGAACTGCCAGTTCAGCATGGCCACCTTCAGCACCGGCGAGCGGAAGCGGCGGCCGCACGGGGACCGCAAGGCCACGGAGATGAGCCAGCACCTGCAGCAGACGTTTGAGGACGCCATCCTCACCCAGCTCTATCCCCGCTCGCAGATCGACATCTACGTGCAG atcTTGCAGGCCGACGGCGGCAACTACGCCGCGTGCGTCAACGCGGCGACGCTGGCGGTGCTGGACGCCGGGATCCCGCTGCGGGACTTTGTGTGCGCCAGCTCGGCGGGCTTCGTGGAGGACACGCCCCTGGCCGACCTCAGCTACGTGGAGGAGGCGGCCGGCGGGCCCCAGGTGGCCCTGGCCTTGTTGCCCAGCTCCGGCCAGATCACCCTCCTGGGCCTGGATGCCCGGGTGCACGAGGATCACCTGGAGCGGGTGCTGgacgccgccaccgccgccgcccgcGACGTCCACACCGTGCTGGACCGGGTGGTGCGCCAACACGTCCGTCAGGTGTCCGCCCTGCTCGGGGAGTGA